The following coding sequences lie in one Agrobacterium vitis genomic window:
- a CDS encoding alpha/beta fold hydrolase translates to MAFIEAKDGTQLHVKDMGKGRPVVLIHGWPLTGDMFEYQTLALLEAGFRVITYDRRGFGQSGHPADGYNYDTFADDLASVIDSLELQDVSLVGFSMGGGEIARYLSRHGDSKVSKAVLVASVAPYLLKDASNPEGVDASVFEGMKEDIRKDRFAFLQSFAKTFYGVGLVTSPVSQGVLDWSFILGVMASPKATIDCVDAFGKTDFRPDLAAFTIPTLVIHGTADKTVPIDPAGRAAANGIAGAKLIEYEGEPHGLFATAPDRLNRDLIEFLG, encoded by the coding sequence ATGGCTTTTATCGAAGCGAAAGATGGTACGCAATTGCACGTAAAGGACATGGGAAAAGGCCGCCCGGTGGTGCTTATCCATGGATGGCCCTTGACCGGCGATATGTTCGAATATCAGACACTCGCTCTGCTGGAAGCGGGCTTTCGCGTCATCACTTACGACCGTCGTGGCTTTGGTCAGTCAGGTCATCCAGCCGATGGCTACAATTACGACACGTTTGCCGATGACCTCGCCAGCGTGATTGATAGCCTCGAACTTCAGGATGTGTCGCTCGTCGGCTTTTCCATGGGTGGTGGCGAGATCGCCCGCTACCTGTCGCGACACGGGGATTCAAAGGTCTCCAAGGCGGTGCTGGTTGCCTCTGTGGCGCCGTATCTTCTCAAGGATGCAAGCAATCCTGAGGGTGTCGACGCTAGCGTATTTGAGGGTATGAAGGAGGACATCCGCAAAGACCGGTTTGCGTTTCTTCAGAGCTTTGCCAAGACCTTCTACGGCGTCGGCCTGGTCACCAGTCCGGTGAGCCAGGGCGTATTGGATTGGTCATTCATTCTCGGCGTTATGGCCAGCCCCAAAGCGACAATTGATTGTGTCGATGCATTTGGTAAGACCGATTTCAGGCCAGATCTTGCCGCGTTCACCATCCCCACACTGGTCATCCATGGCACGGCAGACAAGACCGTACCGATTGACCCCGCAGGTCGGGCAGCAGCCAATGGTATCGCAGGTGCCAAACTTATCGAATACGAAGGCGAGCCTCACGGCCTGTTTGCCACGGCTCCAGACCGGCTCAATCGAGATCTGATCGAGTTCCTTGGATAA